GATAAATGTGTGGACGGAATCCTGTCCTTTATCAGTAGCGGTCTGGATCGCACCATGAATACATTCAACACCAAATCCTGACTTACCCTGCGCTCCATCCGCCATCAACCATTTGGCAGGAACCCGTAACAAATGATGAAGCTTCGCTTGCAAGAAAAAGCGCGACGCTTGCTACTTCTTCCGGCATGGCCATCCGGCCCAAAGGCTGGGTTGCAGACATTTCCTGATAAGCTTTTTCCGGATCAGGGTATTCCTTCAGGCGCATTTTTACAAATGGCGTCTCTACCCGCCCGGGACAAATCGCGTTGACCCTTATGCCCTGTTTCGCGTGGTCTATCGCAAGGGATTTGGTGATGCCCACCACGGCAAACTTCGTAGTACAGTAAGCCATGCGTTCGAGTACAGCCTGAATACCTCCAATTGAAGCAATATTGATGATATTGCCCGCTTTTCGCGCTACCATTTCAGGGAGAAACGCTTTACAAAGATTAAAAACGCCCCGTACATTCACCTGATATAGCCTGTCCAGATCCTCTACGGTAGTCTCCAGCATCGTACCGACAAAGCCAATTCCGGCATTGTTGACAAGAATATCAGGCAAATGGTGTTCGCTCTTGAGATTCTCAGCCAAAACCTGAACGGCCTTTTCGTCTGCTACATTCAATTGGAAAAATTTGGCCTGAAAACCTTCTTTCCGGATTTCTTCTGCGGCCTGCTCCCCATTGTCAGGATTAATGTCTGTGAGATATACAAAAGCCCCCTGTCGGGCAAATAAAGTGGCAATGGCCAGTCCAATCCCTGATGCTGCGCCTGTTACCAGGGCAGTTTTCCCCTGAAGGTCAAAAATAGGTTTACGCATAAATTAGTGGTTGTCTTTAGGTACAGCTGAACCTGATTTTCCGATGAGGAAATCCAGGTCGGCCCCTTCGTCGGCCTGTGTCACATGGTCAACATATATCTTGACATACCCTCTGGGCATAGGCCGCTCCGGAGGAGTCCATTCGGCTTTGCGGCGGGCAAGCTCTTCATCAGAAACGTCGAGATGTAGCCTCCGTTCCGGAACATTTACCTCAATCATATCGCCATCTTTCACCAGCGCGAGGGTACCACCAATGGCTGATTCCGGAGATACATGCAGAAATACAGTTCCAAAAGCTGTACCGCTCATCCTGCCGTCTGAGATCCGCACCATATCTTTCACGCCTTTTTTGAGTAGTTTTTTAGGCAATCCCATATTACCTACTTCCGGCATGCCGGGATAACCTTTGGGCCCTACATTTTTGAGCACCATGATGCAGGTTTCGTCAATATCGAGATCAGGATCATCTACCCGTGCATGGTAGTCTTCGTTATTTTCAAATACAACCGCTCTTCCCCTGTGTACCATTAGTTCGGGAGTGGCAGCAGAAGGCTTGATTACTGCACCATTTTCGCAAAGATTTCCTTTCACTACAGCAATCCCCCCTTCTTTGAGTATAGGGGCATCAATAGAGGCAATTACCTCCCGGTTGAAACACTCAGCATCCGCGATGTTTTCTCCAATCGGCAGCCCGTTGACTGTAAGCGCATCCAAATGGAGATGCTCACTGAGTTCTTTCATAACTACAGGCAGTCCACCGGCATAGAAGAAATCCTCCATCAGGTATTTGCCGGAGGGCATAAGGTTGACGAGGAAAGGGATACGGCTACCGAGGCGGTCAAAATCGTCGAGGTTAAGCTCGACGCCCACCCTTCCGGCAATGGCAAGCAGGTGAATGATAAAATTGGTAGACCCGCCAATGGCGGCATTTACTTTAATCGCGTTTTCAAACGCTTTGCGGGTGAGTATATCGGAGATTTTCAGGTTTTCATTGACCATTTCCACAATCCTGCGGCCAGCCAGCTGTGCCACTACTTTTCTCCGGGAGTCAGCGGCAGGTACGGCTGCGCCTCCCGGCAGAGTCAATCCTAGCGATTCTACCATACAAGCCATGGTGGAGGCTGTACCCATAGTCATACAATGCCCCCGGCTGCGTGACATGCAGGATTCTGCAAATAAAAATTCTTTGGGAGACATCTTGCCTGCACGAAGGTCTTCACTAAATTTCCAGACGTGAGTACCGGAACCAATGTCTTCGCCGCGGTACTTCCCATTGAGCATCGGCCCACCCGAAACAACGATCGTGGGAAGATCGACACTCGCCGCTCCCATGACCGTGGAAGGCGTGGTTTTATCACAACCACAGAGCAATACTACGCCATCAAGCGGGTTGGCACG
The DNA window shown above is from Bacteroidia bacterium and carries:
- a CDS encoding SDR family oxidoreductase, with translation MRKPIFDLQGKTALVTGAASGIGLAIATLFARQGAFVYLTDINPDNGEQAAEEIRKEGFQAKFFQLNVADEKAVQVLAENLKSEHHLPDILVNNAGIGFVGTMLETTVEDLDRLYQVNVRGVFNLCKAFLPEMVARKAGNIINIASIGGIQAVLERMAYCTTKFAVVGITKSLAIDHAKQGIRVNAICPGRVETPFVKMRLKEYPDPEKAYQEMSATQPLGRMAMPEEVASVALFLASEASSFVTGSCQMVDGGWSAG
- the araD gene encoding L-arabinonate dehydratase, which produces MSKKLRSSEWFGKTDKMGFIYRSWMKNQGIPNDEFEGKPVIGICNTWSELTPCNAHFRELAESVKRGVSEAGGFPLEFPVTSLGETMMRPTAMLFRNLASMDTEETIRANPLDGVVLLCGCDKTTPSTVMGAASVDLPTIVVSGGPMLNGKYRGEDIGSGTHVWKFSEDLRAGKMSPKEFLFAESCMSRSRGHCMTMGTASTMACMVESLGLTLPGGAAVPAADSRRKVVAQLAGRRIVEMVNENLKISDILTRKAFENAIKVNAAIGGSTNFIIHLLAIAGRVGVELNLDDFDRLGSRIPFLVNLMPSGKYLMEDFFYAGGLPVVMKELSEHLHLDALTVNGLPIGENIADAECFNREVIASIDAPILKEGGIAVVKGNLCENGAVIKPSAATPELMVHRGRAVVFENNEDYHARVDDPDLDIDETCIMVLKNVGPKGYPGMPEVGNMGLPKKLLKKGVKDMVRISDGRMSGTAFGTVFLHVSPESAIGGTLALVKDGDMIEVNVPERRLHLDVSDEELARRKAEWTPPERPMPRGYVKIYVDHVTQADEGADLDFLIGKSGSAVPKDNH